In a single window of the Raphanus sativus cultivar WK10039 unplaced genomic scaffold, ASM80110v3 Scaffold3293, whole genome shotgun sequence genome:
- the LOC130506483 gene encoding purple acid phosphatase 3-like translates to MASLKYKPMNFIFHVFYLIFIFSAHSSTAELKRLLQPAKPDGIVRFLVIGDWGRGGSYNQSNVALQMGETGEKLNIDFVISTGDNFYDNGLLGLDDSAFQDSFTNIYNASSLQKPWYTVLGNHDYRGDVEAQLSPMLRALDKRWVCMRSFVVNAEIVEFLFVDTTPFVDKYFVQPNKHVYDWRGVLPRQRYLNNLLKEVDVALKESTAKWKIVIGHHPIKSAGHHRNTIELEKQLLPILHANEVDLYVNGHDHCLEHISSVESKIQFMTSGGGSKAWKGDVNHLDPEELKFYYDGQGFMSVDISEAELRVVFYDVSGNVLHHWKTYKEALYFAS, encoded by the exons ATGGCTTCTTTAAAATACAAACCTATGAACTTCATATTTcatgttttttatttgatttttattttctccgCCCATAGTTCCACGGCGGAGCTCAAGAGGCTACTGCAGCCAGCGAAACCCGATGGTATAGTAAGATTTCTCGTCATCGGAGACTGGGGAAGGGGAGGCTCCTATAATCAGTCCAACGTAGCTCTTCAG ATGGGAGAAACTGGAGAAAAgttaaatatagattttgtaaTCTCAACCGGAGATAATTTTTATGACAATGGGTTACTTGGCTTGGACGATTCTGCATTTCAAGATTCTTTCACCAACATTTATAACGCGTCGAGCTTGCAAAAGCCTTGGTATACTG TTTTAGGAAACCATGACTATAGAGGTGATGTAGAGGCACAACTTAGCCCTATGCTAAGGGCTTTGGACAAAAGATGGGTCTGCATGAGATCTTTCGTTGTTAATGCCG AGATCGTGGAGTTTTTGTTCGTCGACACAACTCCATTCGTTGATAAATACTTTGTCCAACCAAATAAGCATGTCTATGACTGGAGAGGCGTATTACCCAGACAGAGATATCTGAACAATCTCTTAAAG GAAGTGGATGTGGCATTGAAAGAGTCAACTGCAAAGTGGAAAATAGTGATTGGTCACCACCCGATCAAAAGCGCAGGCCACCACAGGAACACCATTGAATTGGAGAAGCAGCTTTTGCCTATTCTTCAC GCGAATGAAGTGGATCTCTACGTAAACGGACATGATCATTGCTTAGAACACATAAGCAGTGTGGAGAG TAAAATACAGTTTATGACGAGTGGAGGTGGATCAAAGGCTTGGAAAGGTGACGTGAACCACTTGGATCCAGAAGAGCTGAAGTTTTACTACGACGGACAAGGATTCATGTCGGTTGACATTTCGGAGGCCGAACTTCGTGTCGTGTTTTATGATGTTTCTGGAAACGTTTTGCATCATTGGAAGACTTACAAGGAGGCGCTTTATTTCGCATCCTAA